One candidate division KSB1 bacterium DNA segment encodes these proteins:
- a CDS encoding prephenate dehydrogenase/arogenate dehydrogenase family protein produces MLRFTRVCVIGPDHWAGTLALAIRQYSPGVEVICVAGAEVGQQWVSSGVADSCVDSFLEGIHGSDILLLGTGENGSPWNLREVIISCDPRAVICGHGRTMTEVSRVVRELDRTDFHYVSVALGGSLDWGEALDGASADFFNGQRVSLSPLTIEDLNVFSLLSDMFRHCGATVIATSPQLHDRQMAEFVQLPQLVRIPFMRYLTNKLDATGTDTVAESYQLFGDFAAMGRSASEIWSSNLFHNKSNVLAALEGCQQQLAALIGELTQDKMHEIASSTHRQANELKSLTNPAGARLAALPPAAMEASPEALVEMLESAIKVVKRMPVRQGVSVQSLYELIENTRRTVEDILRAQAVEPERTGRGEISTLAAAHESQDSAPSVSAPETSAEQRPDAHHGWVSDDYGSLSAGFGDSAVGTGSSDLAPASVEAEQDLSPTFSISCGHDVHTLQTAAQLLTQNRIEIERIDREETPSGLTLWVTLTKREQVIRAKELLRGADVPVG; encoded by the coding sequence ATGCTAAGGTTTACGCGAGTTTGCGTAATTGGACCCGATCACTGGGCGGGAACCCTCGCCCTGGCCATCCGGCAATATTCACCGGGGGTCGAGGTCATCTGTGTGGCGGGCGCGGAGGTCGGCCAGCAGTGGGTGAGCAGCGGCGTCGCGGACTCCTGCGTAGATAGCTTTCTGGAGGGAATCCACGGTTCCGACATTCTGTTGCTGGGAACGGGGGAGAACGGCTCTCCGTGGAATTTACGGGAGGTCATCATTTCGTGTGATCCGCGTGCGGTGATCTGCGGCCATGGGCGAACCATGACAGAAGTGTCGCGGGTAGTTAGAGAACTCGACCGGACGGATTTCCACTATGTGAGCGTAGCCCTGGGCGGCTCGTTGGATTGGGGCGAAGCGCTCGACGGGGCCTCGGCCGATTTCTTCAACGGCCAACGGGTGTCGCTATCGCCGCTCACGATTGAGGACCTAAATGTCTTTAGCCTGTTATCGGACATGTTTCGGCACTGCGGCGCCACGGTGATCGCGACGAGTCCGCAGCTTCATGACCGGCAGATGGCGGAATTCGTGCAGCTTCCGCAATTGGTGCGGATTCCTTTCATGCGCTACCTCACGAACAAGCTGGATGCGACGGGCACCGACACGGTGGCCGAGAGCTACCAGCTCTTTGGCGACTTCGCGGCGATGGGACGGTCGGCTTCGGAGATTTGGTCGTCCAACTTGTTTCACAACAAGTCCAACGTCTTGGCGGCACTCGAGGGCTGCCAACAGCAGCTGGCGGCTCTGATCGGTGAGCTGACGCAGGACAAGATGCACGAGATTGCCTCGAGCACTCACCGTCAGGCAAATGAACTGAAGAGTTTGACCAACCCGGCGGGAGCGCGACTGGCAGCGCTGCCACCGGCCGCGATGGAGGCTTCGCCGGAAGCGTTGGTTGAGATGCTCGAGAGCGCGATCAAGGTCGTCAAGCGGATGCCGGTTCGCCAAGGGGTCAGTGTCCAATCGTTGTATGAGCTGATTGAAAACACGCGGCGCACCGTCGAGGATATCCTGCGGGCGCAGGCCGTGGAGCCGGAACGCACCGGGCGCGGTGAGATCTCGACGTTGGCCGCTGCACACGAATCTCAGGATTCAGCACCGTCCGTTTCGGCGCCGGAGACCTCCGCGGAACAACGACCCGACGCGCACCACGGCTGGGTTTCAGACGACTATGGCTCGCTGAGCGCTGGTTTCGGCGATTCGGCGGTGGGAACCGGCAGTTCGGATCTCGCCCCGGCGAGCGTCGAGGCTGAGCAGGATCTTTCGCCGACGTTTTCAATTTCCTGCGGGCACGACGTCCACACGTTGCAGACGGCGGCTCAGCTCCTGACGCAGAATCGGATCGAAATTGAGCGGATTGATCGCGAGGAAACGCCAAGTGGGCTGACGCTTTGGGTTACCCTGACCAAGCGGGAACAGGTCATCCGGGCCAAGGAACTCCTGCGGGGTGCGGACGTACCGGTCGGCTGA
- a CDS encoding prephenate dehydrogenase, whose protein sequence is MALCNRMCFIGLDGMVGSFALGMKRTGYQGGIVGVADNATVQQAWKLRVVTDGTPELARAVKGAGLVILSREAATLGISLCDVLACVEPGTIISEMTRVKGDVNRVFAESKRTDVSYVGFRLAGDADVQIELEKSSQYYFEHKTVILTPRGKPDLDAFSQLQEAMKRLGANVVAMSPQAHDRMLADINQAPRLAMMAAVEYVLDPARGMPVSSASMGAWLAEQMGELQQMQFSGWAHDVADNREPVLQALDQLLKQLATLREAVATGSLEQHLEQLAGASGKLVNPEVAQEASREIVLAAGGDTKVLEKAAQILAECRITVASLDKMHDAAAGTFCLTLNSPADRSRAATALGNAGLKITEIR, encoded by the coding sequence ATGGCACTATGTAATCGCATGTGCTTCATAGGCCTGGACGGCATGGTCGGCAGTTTCGCCTTGGGCATGAAGCGGACCGGGTACCAGGGCGGCATCGTCGGGGTGGCCGACAATGCGACAGTCCAGCAGGCCTGGAAACTTCGCGTGGTGACCGACGGAACCCCGGAGCTTGCCCGGGCCGTAAAGGGCGCGGGTCTGGTCATCTTGTCACGGGAAGCCGCGACCCTGGGCATTTCACTGTGCGATGTTTTGGCCTGCGTCGAGCCGGGGACGATCATCTCGGAGATGACTCGGGTCAAGGGTGACGTGAACCGGGTCTTCGCCGAATCGAAACGTACAGACGTCAGCTACGTCGGTTTTCGGTTGGCCGGGGATGCGGACGTGCAGATCGAGTTGGAGAAATCGAGTCAGTATTACTTTGAGCATAAGACCGTCATCCTGACGCCGCGCGGGAAGCCGGATCTGGATGCGTTTTCGCAGTTGCAGGAGGCGATGAAGCGGCTGGGAGCGAACGTGGTGGCGATGAGTCCGCAAGCGCACGACCGAATGCTGGCGGACATCAATCAGGCGCCGCGGTTGGCCATGATGGCCGCGGTCGAATATGTGTTGGATCCGGCGCGAGGCATGCCGGTCAGTTCCGCGAGCATGGGGGCGTGGCTGGCGGAGCAGATGGGCGAGCTGCAACAGATGCAGTTTTCCGGATGGGCGCATGATGTGGCGGATAATCGCGAACCGGTTTTGCAGGCGCTGGATCAACTGTTGAAGCAGTTGGCAACGTTGCGTGAAGCTGTCGCCACGGGGAGTCTCGAGCAGCACTTGGAGCAGTTGGCGGGGGCCAGCGGCAAACTGGTCAATCCGGAAGTGGCGCAGGAGGCGTCACGGGAGATCGTGCTGGCGGCTGGCGGAGACACAAAGGTGTTGGAAAAGGCGGCGCAGATTTTGGCGGAGTGCAGAATCACCGTCGCCAGTCTGGACAAGATGCACGATGCGGCGGCGGGGACGTTCTGTTTGACCTTGAATTCACCGGCGGACAGATCGCGAGCGGCGACGGCGCTCGGCAACGCCGGGCTTAAGATCACGGAAATTCGGTAA